One Epinephelus lanceolatus isolate andai-2023 chromosome 10, ASM4190304v1, whole genome shotgun sequence genomic region harbors:
- the has2 gene encoding hyaluronan synthase 2, giving the protein MRCQRVLTYLRIFGTTMFGVSLLVGISTAYIMGYQFFTTARNHLSFGLYGAILVVHLIIQSLFALLEHRNMRRSLETPIKLNKSLALCIAAYQEDPNYLRKCLVSVKRLTYPGIKVIMVIDGNADDDLYMMEIFKEIMGWDKSATYVWRSNYHSRGPEETDESYAESLQQVSRLVLNNKCVCIMQKWGGKREVMYTAFKALGRSMDYVQVCDSDTMLDPASSVEMVKVLEEDPMVGGVGGDVQILNKYESWISFLSSVRYWMAFNIERACQSYFGCVQCISGPLGMYRNSLLHEFLEDWYNQTFMGSHCSFGDDRHLTNRVLSLGYATKYTARSKCLTETPITYLRWLNQQTRWSKSYFREWLYNSMWFHKHHLWMTYEAVITGFFPFFLIATAIQLFYQGRLWNILLFLLIVQAVALIKASFASCLRGNIVMVFMSFYSVLYMSSLLPAKMFAIATINKSGWGTSGRKTIVVNFIGLIPISVWFTILFIGIIYTVILQTRKPFPESEKIVLVIGAVVYASYWVILLTLYTVLINKCGKRKKETHYDMVLDV; this is encoded by the exons ATGAGGTGTCAAAGAGTCCTCACCTACCTGCGGATATTTGGGACCACCATGTTTGGCGTGTCCCTCCTGGTGGGCATCTCCACAGCCTACATCATGGGCTACCAGTTCTTCACAACAGCCCGCAATCACCTATCCTTCGGCCTGTACGGTGCCATCTTGGTCGTCCACCTCATCATTCAGAGTCTCTTTGCGCTTTTAGAACACCGAAACATGAGGCGGTCCTTAGAGACGCCAATCAAACTCAACAAATCCTTGGCGTTGTGCATTGCAGCGTATCAAGAGGACCCAAACTACCTGAGGAAATGCCTGGTGTCAGTGAAGAGGCTGACATACCCGGGGATCAAAGTGATCATGGTGATCGACGGGAACGCGGACGACGACTTGTACATGATGGAGATTTTTAAAGAGATCATGGGATGGGACAAGTCGGCCACATACGTGTGGCGGAGTAACTATCACAGCCGAGGGCCAGAGGAGACAGATGAGAGCTACGCTGAGAGCCTTCAGCAGGTCTCCAGGCTGGTGCTGAAcaacaagtgtgtgtgcatcatgCAGAAGTGGGGAGGGAAGAGAGAGGTCATGTATACAGCCTTCAAAGCACTGGGGAGGAGCATGGACTATGTGCAG GTGTGTGACTCTGACACTATGTTGGACCCAGCATCATCGGTGGAGATGGTGAAGGTTCTAGAAGAAGACCCTATGGTGGGAGGGGTCGGAGGAGATGTGCAG ATCCTAAATAAATATGAGTCATGGATCTCCTTCCTGAGCAGCGTGCGGTACTGGATGGCCTTCAACATTGAGCGGGCTTGCCAGTCTTACTTTGGTTGTGTGCAGTGTATCAGTGGGCCTTTAGGAATGTACCGGAACTCTCTCCTGCACGAGTTCCTTGAGGACTGGTACAATCAGACTTTTATGGGATCCCACTGCAGTTTTGGGGATGACCGTCATCTCACGAACAGAGTTCTAAGCCTTGGGTATGCAACCAAATATACTGCTCGATCAAAGTGCCTCACCGAGACGCCAATTACATACCTGCGGTGGCTCAATCAACAAACTCGATGGAGTAAGTCATATTTTAGAGAATGGCTATACAACTCCATGTGGTTCCACAAACACCATCTATGGATGACTTATGAGGCTGTGATCACAGGCTTCTTCCCGTTTTTCCTCATCGCCACTGCAATCCAACTCTTCTACCAAGGAAGGCTCTGGAATATTCTGTTGTTTCTGCTCATTGTGCAGGCGGTGGCGCTGATCAAGGCCTCGTTTGCCAGCTGCCTCAGAGGTAACATTGTCATGGTGTTTATGTCGTTCTATTCCGTACTGTACATGTCAAGCCTGTTGCCAGCCAAAATGTTTGCAATAGCAACTATCAACAAGTCTGGATGGGGGACCTCTGGGAGGAAAACAATAGTAGTGAACTTCATTGGTCTGATTCCTATATCAGTTTGGTTCACCATTCTCTTCATTGGGATTATCTACACAGTAATCCTACAGACTAGAAAACCCTTTCCTGAATCAGAAAAGATTGTTCTGGTCATAGGAGCAGTCGTCTATGCCAGTTACTGGGTGATACTGTTGACATTGTATACAGTTCTTATAAATAAGTGtgggaagaggaagaaggaaacACACTATGACATGGTGCTGGATGTATGA